In Microbacterium galbinum, a single window of DNA contains:
- a CDS encoding flagellar biosynthetic protein FliO, translated as MDDVLVALRMIVALAAVLGLLLFLSRRLQKAGAKGGSPLDGLLPKKLGRLSVLRPPRSSASKSARPRPEKITVVARTGIGAKAQLVVAEFGGIRYVLGVTEGGVSVVDTQEAPAEIDETIDDETIDDERGDDTERPPLTSVA; from the coding sequence ATGGACGACGTCCTCGTCGCGCTGCGGATGATCGTGGCCCTGGCCGCGGTGCTCGGGTTGCTGCTGTTCCTCAGCCGACGTCTGCAGAAGGCCGGTGCGAAGGGCGGAAGCCCGCTGGACGGACTCCTGCCGAAGAAGCTCGGGCGGCTGTCCGTGCTCCGTCCGCCGCGATCCTCGGCGTCGAAGTCCGCGCGGCCGCGTCCCGAGAAGATCACCGTCGTCGCCCGCACAGGGATCGGTGCCAAGGCGCAGCTGGTGGTGGCCGAGTTCGGGGGCATCCGCTACGTGCTCGGCGTCACCGAGGGCGGTGTGAGCGTGGTCGACACGCAGGAGGCTCCGGCCGAGATCGACGAGACGATCGACGACGAGACGATCGACGACGAGCGCGGCGACGACACGGAGCGCCCGCCGCTCACCTCCGTCGCCTGA
- the fliP gene encoding flagellar type III secretion system pore protein FliP (The bacterial flagellar biogenesis protein FliP forms a type III secretion system (T3SS)-type pore required for flagellar assembly.), which yields MAHARRARGRIGVLAAVVLVLVAVFVLWGAAGAHAAASVVPAQSGDGEGVTINGINGTPSDSIVTLLGITVLSVAPALLLMMSSFTKIFVVLALTRNALSLPSIPPNQVLAGLSLFLTLFIMWPVLTDINTVAVAPFTEGQIDFGRAFELAQEPLRQWMLAYTREEDIALMHRAAQMDNPSDPSSIPLQTLVPAFMLSELRAAFLIGFIIFVPFLVIDLVVASALMSMGMMMLPPVMISLPFKILLFLLIDGWGMVITALVQSYAGGGG from the coding sequence ATGGCGCACGCGCGGCGAGCCCGCGGTCGGATCGGGGTCCTCGCCGCCGTCGTCCTCGTGCTCGTGGCGGTGTTCGTGCTCTGGGGCGCCGCGGGCGCCCACGCCGCGGCATCCGTCGTCCCCGCACAGTCGGGAGACGGCGAGGGAGTGACGATCAACGGCATCAACGGCACGCCGTCCGACAGCATCGTGACGCTGCTCGGCATCACGGTGCTCAGCGTGGCACCCGCGCTGCTGCTGATGATGTCGAGCTTCACGAAGATCTTCGTGGTGCTCGCCCTCACCCGCAACGCCCTGTCGCTGCCGTCGATCCCGCCGAACCAGGTGCTCGCCGGCCTCAGCCTCTTCCTGACCCTGTTCATCATGTGGCCGGTGCTCACCGACATCAACACGGTCGCCGTCGCGCCGTTCACCGAGGGGCAGATCGACTTCGGCCGGGCGTTCGAACTCGCCCAGGAACCGCTGCGGCAGTGGATGCTCGCCTACACGCGTGAAGAGGACATCGCGCTGATGCACCGCGCCGCGCAGATGGACAACCCCAGCGACCCGTCCAGCATCCCCCTGCAGACGCTCGTGCCCGCATTCATGCTCAGCGAGCTGCGCGCGGCCTTCCTCATCGGCTTCATCATCTTCGTGCCGTTCCTCGTCATCGACCTCGTCGTCGCGAGCGCCCTGATGTCGATGGGCATGATGATGCTCCCGCCCGTCATGATCTCGCTGCCGTTCAAGATCCTGCTGTTCCTGCTCATCGACGGGTGGGGGATGGTCATCACCGCCCTCGTGCAGTCCTACGCCGGAGGTGGGGGATGA
- the fliQ gene encoding flagellar biosynthesis protein FliQ: MNPEAVIDIGQAALILAAKLCAPLLITALVVGFAISLLQSITQVQEMTISFVPKLVAVGIALLVSGHWMISEMIAFSNELFARIPSLLNGG; the protein is encoded by the coding sequence ATGAATCCCGAAGCGGTCATCGACATCGGCCAGGCGGCGCTCATCCTCGCGGCGAAGCTGTGCGCCCCGCTCCTGATCACGGCACTCGTGGTCGGCTTCGCGATCTCGTTGCTGCAGTCCATCACCCAGGTGCAGGAGATGACGATCTCCTTCGTGCCCAAGCTCGTGGCGGTCGGAATCGCGCTGCTGGTGAGCGGGCACTGGATGATCTCCGAGATGATCGCGTTCTCGAACGAGCTGTTCGCACGCATACCGTCGCTGCTGAACGGCGGCTGA
- a CDS encoding flagellar biosynthetic protein FliR — MHIPIDFTWLEATALACVRITAFLVIAPPFSHGTVPMRIRAMLGAGLALAVSPVVTAGYERLDTGGFLLALVGQALTGALLGFLVMVLFSAIQSSGYLVDTFGGFQLAQAFDPGMAVNGAQFTRLFQMTAIVLLFASDGYQLVLGGLFRSFDAVPVTGMIDLAHPAEALVGAAGQMMLSAVQIAGPLLIVLFLADVGLGLVTRVAPALNAFAMGFPIKIGLTLLLVGFVYAALPGVVAAIADDAARLLLEVTR, encoded by the coding sequence ATGCACATCCCGATCGATTTCACCTGGCTCGAGGCGACGGCTCTGGCCTGTGTGCGGATCACGGCGTTCCTCGTGATCGCGCCCCCGTTCAGCCACGGCACGGTGCCGATGCGCATTCGCGCCATGCTCGGCGCAGGTCTCGCGCTGGCGGTGTCACCGGTCGTCACCGCGGGTTACGAGCGTCTGGACACCGGAGGATTCCTGCTCGCACTGGTCGGGCAGGCCCTCACGGGCGCGCTTCTCGGCTTCCTCGTGATGGTGCTCTTCAGCGCGATCCAGAGCTCCGGCTACCTCGTCGACACCTTCGGCGGCTTCCAGCTCGCGCAGGCCTTCGACCCCGGCATGGCCGTGAACGGCGCCCAGTTCACCCGCCTGTTCCAGATGACCGCGATCGTGCTGCTGTTCGCCTCCGACGGCTACCAGCTCGTTCTCGGCGGACTCTTCCGCTCGTTCGACGCGGTGCCGGTCACGGGGATGATCGATCTCGCCCATCCCGCCGAAGCGCTCGTGGGGGCGGCGGGGCAGATGATGCTCAGCGCCGTGCAGATCGCCGGCCCCCTGCTGATCGTGCTCTTCCTCGCCGATGTCGGACTCGGCCTCGTGACCCGCGTCGCCCCGGCCCTCAACGCCTTCGCGATGGGCTTCCCGATCAAGATCGGGCTCACCCTCCTGCTCGTGGGCTTCGTGTACGCGGCGCTCCCCGGCGTGGTCGCGGCGATCGCCGACGACGCCGCCCGGCTGCTCCTGGAGGTGACCCGATGA
- a CDS encoding EscU/YscU/HrcU family type III secretion system export apparatus switch protein, protein MSETDTGERTEKATDRRLKEARKKGQIGRSQDFTAWVCIAAAAIMSLPAIASATQVLTELFLRVAPVAGHPTADAAVEVLGAALTSMGGILLPMLVVVLLATTATAVAQGGIHLRGVTMRTEQFNLVTGLKRVVGRQALWEGAKALLKTTAIGLALWIVVSGLVPVLMASGSHNITWLLEQAAGGVMALLQVAVVVGILLAAIDVAVVLRRNRKHTHMTKKEAKDEHKKSEGDPLVRSQRRSRQIALSRNRMIAAVGDSDVVLVNPTHVAVALRYEPGKSAPRVVAKGVGIVAQKIRERAEESGVPLVRDIPLARALHAACEIGREIPEELYTAVAQVLAFIEHLKRRGSARGTHTMPFASTRDRGL, encoded by the coding sequence ATGAGCGAGACCGATACCGGAGAACGCACCGAGAAGGCGACCGATCGTCGCCTGAAGGAGGCGCGGAAGAAGGGCCAGATCGGTCGCAGCCAGGACTTCACGGCCTGGGTCTGCATCGCGGCGGCGGCGATCATGTCGCTCCCGGCGATCGCCTCGGCGACCCAGGTGCTCACCGAGCTCTTCCTGCGGGTGGCGCCGGTGGCGGGTCATCCGACCGCCGACGCCGCGGTCGAGGTGCTGGGGGCGGCGTTGACGTCGATGGGCGGCATCCTGCTGCCGATGCTGGTCGTCGTGCTGCTCGCGACGACCGCGACCGCCGTCGCACAGGGCGGCATCCACCTGCGCGGTGTGACGATGCGCACCGAGCAGTTCAACCTCGTCACCGGGCTGAAGCGCGTCGTCGGACGGCAGGCGCTCTGGGAGGGTGCGAAGGCGCTGCTCAAGACGACGGCCATCGGTCTCGCGCTGTGGATCGTGGTGTCCGGCCTGGTCCCCGTGCTCATGGCCAGCGGCAGCCACAACATCACCTGGCTCCTCGAGCAGGCGGCCGGGGGAGTGATGGCCCTCCTGCAGGTCGCCGTCGTCGTCGGCATCCTGCTCGCCGCCATCGACGTCGCCGTCGTGCTGCGCCGCAACCGCAAGCACACGCACATGACGAAGAAGGAGGCGAAGGACGAGCACAAGAAGAGCGAGGGCGACCCGCTCGTGCGTTCGCAGCGGCGATCGCGCCAGATCGCCCTCAGTCGCAACCGCATGATCGCGGCGGTCGGCGACAGCGACGTCGTGCTCGTCAACCCCACCCACGTCGCCGTCGCGCTGCGGTACGAGCCCGGGAAGTCCGCCCCGCGCGTCGTCGCGAAGGGCGTCGGCATCGTGGCGCAGAAGATCCGCGAGCGGGCCGAGGAGTCGGGGGTGCCGCTGGTGCGTGACATCCCGCTCGCCCGCGCCCTGCATGCGGCCTGCGAGATCGGCCGCGAGATCCCCGAGGAGCTCTACACCGCGGTGGCCCAGGTGCTGGCGTTCATCGAGCACCTCAAGCGGCGCGGCTCGGCGCGCGGTACCCACACCATGCCGTTCGCGAGCACCCGCGACCGCGGGCTCTGA
- a CDS encoding flagellar biosynthesis protein FlhA, translated as MIGQLLSKGAVPVGVVGIILLLIVPIPTPLLDVLIVVNISFALLILLTAMFVKKPLDFSVFPSLLLVATLFRLGLNVASTRLVLSEAHAGQVIQAFGQITISGSLVIGAVIFLILTVIQFVVVTKGAERVAEVGARFTLDAMPGKQMAIDADLNAGLITDAEARRRRAEVAAEADFYGAMDGASKFVKGDAIAGIVIVVINFVGGIIIGMAQHGMEMGEALETYSILTIGDGLVTQIPALLMAVSTGMIVTRENVEAEMGQAAARQLLQSRNALVITGLAAVAMGFIPGMPLLVFASIGAVLLFAASRVKASEDRDAAREADALEREAAEAGAEGPDDLMDRMRVHALEISLSTDIVDLAAGGSGDLLTRVKSLRRKLALDIGILMPPVRTRDNIDLPAQTYAILIAGVEVGRGAVPRGHVLAIGTGLEQLPGEAVVDPVFGLEGKWVPAEMSHAADMAGATVIDRASVIITHLSDIVQSQAHRLLSLEDVRQLTEHLKQTSPTTVEELTPAVLSLAAIQRVLAGLLAERVPINDLARIYEALVLRGKTSTEIPGLIDAARAALGPAIAARFAEDGRIRVVMFDPMLEQQMLEGMRVVDGNPQIVLTPEATLQVLESVRRTVSELTQAGPEPVLVCAPSLRQAVRRMLAPQVESLPVLSYDEAGAAGHATDVVGVVRIAPSALPSAAG; from the coding sequence ATGATCGGTCAGCTGCTGTCGAAGGGAGCCGTCCCCGTCGGGGTGGTCGGGATCATCCTCCTGCTCATCGTGCCGATCCCGACGCCACTGCTCGACGTGCTCATCGTCGTGAACATCTCGTTCGCGCTCCTGATCCTGCTCACGGCCATGTTCGTGAAGAAGCCGCTGGACTTCTCGGTGTTCCCGAGCCTGCTGCTCGTCGCCACGCTGTTCCGCCTCGGACTCAACGTGGCGTCCACGCGCCTGGTGCTCAGTGAGGCGCACGCGGGCCAGGTGATCCAGGCGTTCGGGCAGATCACGATCAGCGGTTCGCTCGTGATCGGTGCGGTGATCTTCCTGATCCTCACCGTCATCCAATTCGTGGTGGTCACCAAGGGCGCGGAGCGCGTCGCGGAGGTCGGCGCGCGCTTCACCCTCGACGCGATGCCCGGCAAGCAGATGGCGATCGACGCCGACCTCAACGCCGGGCTCATCACCGACGCCGAGGCGCGCAGGCGCCGGGCCGAGGTCGCCGCGGAGGCCGACTTCTACGGGGCGATGGACGGCGCGTCGAAGTTCGTCAAGGGCGATGCCATCGCCGGCATCGTGATCGTCGTCATCAACTTCGTCGGCGGCATCATCATCGGGATGGCGCAGCACGGCATGGAGATGGGGGAGGCGCTCGAGACGTACAGCATCCTGACCATCGGCGACGGGCTCGTGACGCAGATCCCCGCGCTGCTGATGGCGGTGTCGACGGGCATGATCGTCACGCGTGAGAACGTCGAGGCAGAGATGGGGCAGGCCGCGGCGCGACAGCTGCTGCAGTCGCGCAACGCGCTCGTCATCACCGGGCTGGCGGCGGTCGCGATGGGATTCATCCCCGGGATGCCGCTGCTCGTGTTCGCGAGCATCGGCGCCGTGCTGCTCTTCGCCGCGTCGCGCGTGAAGGCGAGCGAGGATCGGGATGCCGCGCGCGAGGCCGATGCGCTGGAGCGGGAAGCCGCCGAGGCCGGTGCGGAGGGACCGGACGACCTCATGGACCGGATGCGGGTGCACGCGCTCGAGATCTCGCTCTCCACCGACATCGTCGACCTCGCCGCCGGTGGCTCGGGGGATCTGCTCACCCGGGTCAAGTCCCTCCGTCGCAAGCTCGCCCTCGACATCGGCATCCTCATGCCTCCCGTGCGCACCCGCGACAACATCGATCTGCCGGCGCAGACCTACGCGATCCTCATCGCCGGTGTCGAGGTCGGTCGCGGAGCCGTGCCCCGCGGTCACGTGCTGGCGATCGGCACGGGGCTCGAGCAGCTCCCCGGCGAGGCCGTGGTCGACCCGGTGTTCGGGCTCGAGGGCAAGTGGGTGCCGGCCGAGATGTCGCACGCGGCCGACATGGCGGGGGCGACGGTGATCGATCGCGCGAGCGTCATCATCACCCACCTGTCCGACATCGTGCAGAGTCAGGCGCACCGCCTCCTCTCGCTCGAAGACGTGCGCCAACTGACCGAGCACCTGAAGCAGACGAGCCCCACGACGGTCGAGGAGCTCACTCCCGCGGTGCTCTCGCTGGCGGCGATCCAGCGCGTGCTCGCCGGACTGCTGGCGGAGCGCGTGCCGATCAACGACCTCGCGCGCATCTACGAGGCGCTCGTGCTCCGGGGAAAGACGTCGACCGAGATCCCCGGACTCATCGATGCCGCCCGTGCGGCGCTCGGACCCGCGATCGCCGCACGTTTCGCCGAGGACGGGCGCATCCGGGTCGTCATGTTCGATCCCATGCTGGAGCAGCAGATGCTCGAGGGAATGCGCGTCGTCGACGGCAATCCCCAGATCGTTCTCACGCCGGAGGCGACGCTGCAGGTGCTCGAAAGCGTGCGCCGCACGGTGTCGGAGCTCACGCAGGCGGGGCCCGAACCGGTGCTCGTCTGCGCGCCGTCGCTGCGTCAGGCCGTGCGGCGGATGCTCGCACCGCAGGTCGAGTCTCTCCCCGTGCTCTCCTACGACGAGGCCGGGGCGGCGGGTCACGCGACCGACGTCGTCGGGGTCGTGCGCATCGCTCCGTCCGCTCTCCCCAGCGCGGCGGGCTGA
- the csrA gene encoding carbon storage regulator CsrA, translating to MLVLTRRANESIVIGDDITVTILAVTPSGVRVGIDAPRDTRINRAEIVLAVGDANQQAVQTAGDESAESALLGALRRLSGAS from the coding sequence ATGCTGGTTCTGACGAGGCGCGCGAACGAGAGCATCGTGATCGGCGACGACATCACGGTGACGATCCTGGCGGTCACCCCGAGCGGCGTCCGGGTCGGGATCGACGCCCCTCGCGACACCCGCATCAACCGTGCGGAGATCGTGCTCGCGGTCGGCGATGCCAACCAGCAGGCGGTGCAGACCGCGGGTGACGAGTCGGCGGAGAGCGCGCTCCTCGGTGCCCTGCGACGCTTGAGTGGAGCTTCCTGA
- a CDS encoding flagellar protein FlgN: protein MAAHDLSMHLLRERELLETLLFKLDEQQMLLATGRNRWIRHASTEIERVLAAMPTVALSRDALVVAVADEWGAPEATTLRQLIAAAPSDGWREVLEGHLSAMTALAEEIEQMKQVNEQRLRTAIRVTQETIAGLGEPTGEYTPSGDVVRGGDARLLDTRM, encoded by the coding sequence GTGGCCGCTCACGACCTGAGCATGCACCTGCTGCGCGAGCGCGAGCTGCTCGAGACGCTGCTGTTCAAACTGGACGAGCAGCAGATGCTGCTCGCGACCGGCCGCAACCGGTGGATCCGGCACGCGTCGACCGAGATCGAGCGCGTGCTCGCCGCCATGCCGACCGTCGCGCTCTCGCGTGATGCACTCGTCGTGGCCGTGGCCGACGAGTGGGGTGCACCCGAGGCGACGACTCTGCGGCAGCTGATCGCCGCGGCGCCCTCCGACGGATGGCGGGAGGTGCTCGAGGGTCACCTCTCCGCGATGACCGCGCTGGCCGAGGAGATCGAGCAGATGAAGCAGGTCAACGAGCAGCGTCTGCGCACGGCGATCCGCGTGACCCAGGAGACCATCGCCGGGCTCGGCGAGCCGACCGGCGAGTACACGCCCAGCGGCGACGTCGTCCGCGGCGGCGACGCCCGACTTCTCGACACCCGGATGTGA
- the flgK gene encoding flagellar hook-associated protein FlgK, with the protein MSSFSGLRLAESALSAARAGMTVTGQNIANQTTTGYTRQRVDQAPLSGVGQTGLWKSGLGIGGGVSVTGVARLGDAVLDARVRDALSTSGFWSARATAAARAESTMAEPTADGLAANLDRFWAGWSDLANTPEPAAAQVVLTNAQVLVGQIAAGYQAVAGQWGDLRGQVDRDIADVNAVAGQVATLNGQIRDALHAGRNANELIDQRNVLAQQLSSAIGATGVVESDGTLTLRVDGNALVSGDSSRSLQVSGPREISDAGRIVVSWADRPDVPVAVGGGVIGGTISALAPAADGGTLAGVAAAYNDTAAALAAAVNDVHRTGVTAGGAAGGDFFALDTTGPAALGLSVVPTGLDQLALAAPGAGAKDTTIADRISALGASATGPSKTWATFVTGFAVAVAGDLQRADIADMGAVAAVTAQQSNASVDGDEETINLLTYQTAYQAAARVLTAMDEALDLLINRTGLVGR; encoded by the coding sequence ATGTCTTCGTTCTCAGGTCTTCGTCTGGCGGAATCCGCCCTCTCCGCCGCCCGCGCGGGGATGACCGTGACGGGTCAGAACATCGCCAATCAGACGACCACCGGGTACACCCGGCAGAGGGTCGATCAGGCTCCGCTCTCCGGCGTGGGTCAGACCGGACTGTGGAAGAGCGGCCTCGGCATCGGCGGAGGCGTCTCCGTCACCGGTGTCGCACGCCTCGGGGATGCCGTGCTCGACGCGCGGGTGCGCGATGCCCTCTCGACCTCCGGATTCTGGAGCGCGCGGGCGACCGCGGCCGCCCGCGCCGAGAGCACGATGGCGGAGCCGACCGCGGACGGCCTCGCCGCGAACCTCGACCGCTTCTGGGCCGGATGGTCGGATCTCGCGAACACCCCGGAACCGGCGGCGGCGCAGGTCGTGCTCACCAACGCTCAGGTGCTCGTCGGCCAGATCGCGGCGGGCTATCAGGCCGTCGCGGGCCAGTGGGGTGATCTGCGCGGACAGGTCGATCGCGATATCGCCGACGTGAACGCGGTGGCGGGTCAGGTCGCGACGCTGAACGGTCAGATCCGCGACGCGCTGCACGCCGGACGCAACGCCAACGAACTGATCGATCAGCGGAATGTGCTCGCCCAGCAGTTGTCCTCGGCGATCGGGGCGACGGGCGTCGTCGAGTCGGACGGCACTCTCACCCTCCGTGTCGACGGGAATGCGCTGGTCTCGGGCGACAGCAGCCGATCGCTCCAGGTGAGCGGTCCGCGCGAGATCTCGGATGCCGGTCGGATCGTCGTGTCGTGGGCCGATCGGCCGGACGTTCCCGTCGCCGTCGGCGGCGGCGTGATCGGCGGCACCATCAGCGCGCTCGCCCCGGCGGCGGACGGTGGCACGCTCGCCGGCGTCGCCGCCGCGTACAACGACACCGCAGCCGCCCTCGCCGCGGCGGTCAACGACGTGCACCGCACCGGGGTGACCGCCGGCGGCGCGGCCGGGGGCGACTTCTTCGCCCTCGACACGACGGGGCCCGCGGCGCTCGGACTGAGCGTCGTGCCCACCGGGCTCGATCAGCTCGCGCTGGCGGCGCCGGGAGCCGGAGCGAAGGACACCACGATCGCCGACCGCATCAGTGCTCTCGGTGCCTCCGCCACGGGGCCGAGCAAGACCTGGGCGACGTTCGTCACCGGTTTCGCGGTCGCGGTCGCCGGTGATCTGCAGCGGGCCGACATCGCCGACATGGGCGCCGTGGCCGCGGTCACCGCGCAGCAGTCGAACGCCTCGGTCGACGGCGACGAGGAGACCATCAACCTGCTGACCTACCAGACCGCCTACCAGGCCGCCGCCCGCGTGCTGACGGCGATGGACGAGGCGCTGGACCTGCTCATCAACCGCACCGGCCTGGTCGGCCGCTGA
- the flgL gene encoding flagellar hook-associated protein FlgL, with protein sequence MIGRITSSTMTQQSLRTLQTNLADRERLQNQAASQRAFRSPSEDPAAAATTLGVHGEQARVAQFARNLSDGMAWVTTVDTALGASTDLLNRARDLTAQGANSGALSPTARESIAQELETISAELLAQANTTVLGRSVFAGTGDAGAAFDPDTFAFHGSPGDGVQRRISDNETVRVDFDGSQAFGEGANSAFALLRDIAAELRSGANVGPRLDDIDARLKGVIAARGTTGARQVQIERAASQNLATSTDLEARRAEVENVDSLEVLVRLQSAELVFQSALQVTAKSLQTNLLEFLR encoded by the coding sequence ATGATCGGACGCATCACGAGCAGCACCATGACGCAGCAGTCGCTGCGCACGCTGCAGACCAACCTCGCGGACCGCGAGCGCCTGCAGAATCAGGCCGCCTCGCAGCGCGCCTTTCGCTCACCGAGCGAGGATCCCGCCGCCGCGGCGACGACGCTCGGCGTGCACGGCGAACAGGCGCGGGTCGCACAGTTCGCACGGAATCTGAGCGACGGTATGGCCTGGGTCACCACGGTCGACACGGCGCTCGGAGCGAGCACCGACCTGCTCAACCGGGCCCGCGATCTGACGGCGCAGGGAGCGAACTCCGGGGCGCTGAGCCCGACGGCGAGGGAATCCATCGCGCAGGAGCTCGAGACGATCAGCGCGGAGCTGCTCGCTCAGGCGAACACGACGGTGCTGGGCCGCAGCGTCTTCGCCGGGACCGGCGATGCCGGTGCCGCGTTCGACCCCGACACCTTCGCGTTCCACGGCAGCCCGGGAGACGGCGTGCAGCGACGTATCAGCGACAACGAGACGGTTCGCGTCGACTTCGACGGCTCGCAGGCCTTCGGCGAGGGAGCGAACAGCGCTTTCGCGCTTCTGAGGGACATCGCGGCCGAACTGCGCAGCGGCGCGAACGTCGGCCCGCGCCTCGACGACATCGACGCGCGCCTGAAGGGCGTCATCGCCGCGCGCGGCACGACCGGTGCCCGGCAGGTGCAGATCGAGCGCGCGGCTTCGCAGAACCTCGCCACCTCCACCGACCTCGAGGCGCGTCGTGCCGAGGTCGAGAACGTCGACAGCCTCGAGGTCCTCGTACGGTTGCAGTCAGCCGAGCTCGTCTTCCAATCCGCCCTGCAGGTGACCGCCAAGTCGCTGCAGACCAACCTCCTGGAGTTCCTGCGATGA
- a CDS encoding flagellar assembly protein FliW, producing MTATTARANIESAARVIEFTSPMLGLAPHTTFTLESIEGADGLYALRATDAEVRLFVVEAPFVDRAYAPKVPASVRAEIGASADDALRMLVVANPGDEGVHVNLRAPIVVHPGNGRAVQVILEDQTYPIRSLLGGR from the coding sequence ATGACCGCGACGACCGCCCGAGCGAACATCGAGTCGGCAGCCCGCGTGATCGAGTTCACCTCGCCGATGCTCGGCCTGGCCCCGCACACGACGTTCACCCTCGAGAGCATCGAGGGGGCCGACGGTCTGTACGCGCTCCGGGCGACGGATGCCGAGGTGCGCCTGTTCGTGGTAGAGGCGCCGTTCGTCGATCGTGCGTACGCGCCGAAGGTTCCGGCATCCGTCCGCGCCGAGATCGGAGCATCCGCGGACGATGCGCTCCGGATGCTGGTCGTGGCCAACCCCGGGGACGAGGGTGTGCACGTGAATCTGCGCGCGCCGATCGTCGTCCACCCCGGAAACGGGCGCGCGGTGCAGGTGATCCTCGAGGATCAGACCTACCCGATCCGTTCGCTTCTCGGCGGACGGTGA